A region from the Dendropsophus ebraccatus isolate aDenEbr1 chromosome 1, aDenEbr1.pat, whole genome shotgun sequence genome encodes:
- the FAM180A gene encoding protein FAM180A — MYPQSCCLLLLLLYSYAEANVTSSKWHRAVFFPSAHRVRRSSPELLDPVLQMSLPEVELLYEFLSTGVRIDPDERLRLRDPELSSLRKATTFDVVCNDVIPKSISEIRRLGDVLSHVPGPLRREDFERTLLTMAYGALKTSQSEDSDQQKFWMQSLTKLFIALRRDLMFPYDKGGHR; from the exons ATGTACCCCCagtcctgctgcctcctcctcctgctgctctacAGCTATGCCGAGGCCAACGTCACCAGCAGCAAGTGGCACCGAG CCGTGTTTTTTCCATCCGCCCACCGTGTGCGCCGTTCCTCTCCGGAGCTCCTGGACCCCGTTCTTCAGATGTCTCTGCCAGAGGTGGAGCTGCTCTATGAG TTCTTATCCACCGGAGTGCGGATCGATCCGGATGAGCGGCTGAGGCTCCGTGACCCGGAGTTGTCCTCTCTCAGGAAGGCCACCACCTTTGACGTTGTGTGCAATGATGTGATCCCTAAGTCTATCTCGGAGATCCGCAGGCTGGGGGACGTCCTGTCCCACGTCCCCGGCCCCCTGAGGAGGGAAGACTTTGAGAGGACGCTTCTGACCATGGCCTACGGGGCCCTGAAGACCTCCCAGTCAGAGGACAGCGACCAGCAGAAGTTCTGGATGCAGAGCCTGACCAAGCTCTTCATAGCCCTGAGGAGAGACCTGATGTTCCCCTATGATAAAGGGGGACACCGCTGA